One Weissella ceti DNA window includes the following coding sequences:
- a CDS encoding phosphate/phosphite/phosphonate ABC transporter substrate-binding protein gives MSKKGFWSIVVIVIIAIGGFLGYNAMTKSDAKDEKNGALKELNIQLVPSSQADTMEAKAKPLEKLLSKELDMPVNVSVSTDYNTVVEALGSKQVDMGFLPPHPYVYAHEKYGAEVLLQSQRFAIDPSKNDGANTDKLSDTYRGMVLVREDSDIKSPADLKGKSIAVQNTTSDAGYIFPAVDLNKDDKLNITKDAKLITVKGHDQGVLSVLNGDTDAAFIFEDARNIVKKDQPEVFKKTRAIKFTQPIPNDTITVRAGISDADKKRIQDAMLKIFNENPEGKKVMEEVYSWSGVTKSKDSNFDKVREYQDLIDNMK, from the coding sequence ATGTCTAAAAAGGGATTTTGGAGTATCGTTGTTATTGTGATTATTGCAATTGGTGGGTTCTTGGGTTATAACGCTATGACTAAGAGTGATGCCAAGGATGAAAAAAATGGTGCGTTGAAGGAATTGAATATTCAACTAGTTCCATCATCACAAGCTGACACAATGGAAGCTAAGGCTAAGCCATTGGAAAAGTTGTTGTCTAAGGAACTAGATATGCCAGTTAATGTTTCAGTTTCAACTGACTACAATACAGTTGTGGAAGCGTTGGGATCAAAGCAAGTTGATATGGGATTCTTGCCACCACATCCATATGTTTACGCTCATGAAAAGTATGGTGCCGAAGTGTTGTTGCAATCACAACGTTTCGCCATTGACCCAAGCAAGAATGATGGGGCAAACACGGACAAGTTGTCAGATACTTACCGTGGTATGGTCTTGGTGCGTGAAGACTCAGATATCAAGTCACCAGCTGACTTGAAGGGGAAGTCAATCGCCGTCCAAAATACAACTTCAGATGCTGGTTACATTTTCCCAGCCGTAGATTTGAACAAGGATGATAAGTTGAACATTACAAAGGACGCTAAGTTGATCACGGTTAAGGGACATGATCAAGGTGTTTTGTCAGTACTAAACGGTGACACAGATGCCGCCTTCATTTTCGAAGACGCCCGTAATATTGTTAAGAAGGACCAACCAGAAGTCTTTAAGAAGACGCGTGCTATTAAGTTCACACAACCTATTCCAAACGACACAATTACTGTACGTGCCGGAATCTCAGATGCAGATAAGAAGCGTATTCAAGATGCGATGCTAAAGATCTTCAATGAGAACCCAGAAGGTAAGAAGGTTATGGAAGAAGTTTACAGCTGGTCAGGTGTTACAAAGTCTAAGGATTCAAACTTCGATAAGGTACGCGAATACCAAGACCTTATTGATAACATGAAGTAA
- a CDS encoding HdeD family acid-resistance protein, whose amino-acid sequence MSAKRDFDFLKLLMGILSVGLAYFVLSNPASAVISLVWMVGLFLVINGVIRFANRNTLRSMGMSNTGMLTVSAVLDIILGLIILFVPASGITYIWIVLTLGLIMDSTFELFAAQFVKKLSTGLYWFTVIMAILGIILGIFLLFNPIAAVGLAVALLGAYFLVYGIMNIVAAF is encoded by the coding sequence ATGAGTGCAAAGAGAGATTTTGATTTTCTAAAGTTGTTGATGGGGATTTTGTCAGTGGGATTGGCATATTTCGTACTATCAAACCCAGCATCAGCCGTAATTAGTTTAGTTTGGATGGTTGGACTATTCCTAGTCATTAACGGAGTTATCCGTTTTGCCAACCGTAACACACTACGTTCAATGGGGATGTCAAACACGGGAATGTTGACAGTTTCTGCAGTATTGGACATTATTCTAGGTCTAATCATTTTGTTCGTACCTGCATCAGGAATTACGTACATCTGGATTGTTCTAACACTAGGATTGATTATGGATTCAACTTTCGAATTGTTTGCTGCACAATTCGTTAAGAAGTTGTCTACTGGTTTGTACTGGTTCACAGTCATCATGGCAATCTTGGGAATTATTCTAGGAATCTTCCTATTGTTTAACCCAATTGCAGCCGTTGGGCTAGCAGTTGCCTTGCTAGGAGCTTACTTCCTTGTTTATGGAATCATGAACATCGTTGCAGCATTCTAG
- a CDS encoding DNA/RNA non-specific endonuclease, whose amino-acid sequence MANKSRARKGKKQAKTKQLTLTGIIAVGLLAGADYFNLLPPQVSQAIGQPTQALKSSSTESLKLNQGQNQKRPDQQLAESVMTPSIKSQLKSNSVEFNGTGAFVVNNGKTNLDANVNVAPYVQLNAQDSLGRPGAANAYLNKTSREYRSREETGNDKKINPVGWKQKNLGGREVLYNRGHSIAYAIAGSIKGFDASVANPRNITTQTAWANQSSNGNDQNTGQNYYETLVRRSLDKNKQVRYRVTPLYEGDNLVPSGSHMEAKAKDGSLEFNVFIPNVQPGVKINYRSGDATAA is encoded by the coding sequence ATGGCCAACAAATCACGTGCCCGTAAAGGTAAGAAGCAAGCAAAGACGAAACAACTGACGTTAACAGGGATTATCGCTGTTGGACTGTTAGCAGGAGCTGATTATTTTAATCTATTGCCACCGCAAGTCAGTCAAGCAATTGGGCAGCCAACCCAAGCATTGAAATCAAGTTCAACCGAATCTTTGAAGTTGAATCAAGGTCAGAACCAAAAGCGACCAGATCAACAATTAGCTGAATCAGTAATGACGCCAAGTATTAAGTCACAACTAAAAAGTAATTCTGTTGAATTTAATGGGACAGGTGCCTTTGTGGTAAACAATGGTAAGACGAATCTTGATGCAAATGTAAATGTTGCGCCATATGTCCAACTAAACGCACAAGATTCATTAGGGCGTCCTGGAGCAGCCAATGCTTACTTGAATAAGACATCCCGTGAATATCGTAGTCGTGAAGAAACGGGAAATGATAAGAAGATTAACCCTGTGGGTTGGAAGCAAAAGAACCTAGGGGGGCGAGAAGTTTTATATAATCGGGGACACTCCATTGCATACGCGATTGCAGGGAGTATTAAAGGTTTTGATGCTTCTGTGGCTAATCCGCGAAATATTACGACGCAAACAGCGTGGGCTAATCAATCGTCTAATGGGAACGATCAAAACACTGGTCAAAACTATTATGAAACCCTAGTTCGTCGTAGCCTTGATAAAAACAAACAAGTCCGTTATCGTGTCACACCTTTGTATGAAGGAGATAATCTAGTGCCATCTGGGTCACATATGGAAGCCAAAGCGAAAGATGGTAGTTTAGAATTTAATGTCTTTATTCCAAACGTTCAGCCAGGGGTTAAGATCAACTATCGTTCTGGGGATGCAACGGCAGCCTAA
- a CDS encoding PTS system mannose/fructose/sorbose family transporter subunit IID translates to MSEVQNTSVQTDGVHLTKGDRRATWWRSTFLQASWNYERMQNVGWAYTMVPTIKRLYKTKEDRAAAMKRHLEFFNTHPYVASPIIGVEMALEEQRANGNTGIDDETIQGVKVGMMGPLAGVGDPIWWGTVRPVLGAFAAGMAISGQVLGPIIFFLVWNLARMAFLWYTQELGYREGTNITTNLAGGMMQKLTMGASILGMFIMGVLVPRWTTMNFPMEISRVKAQEGAYVDVNGLAELANNGKLTGDELSGAIHAIQGGQNIGIEKVTTLQDTLNQLIPGLAPLLLMFVVLWLLRKRVSPITIIFGLFAVGILAYATGIMG, encoded by the coding sequence ATGAGTGAAGTACAAAACACTAGTGTACAAACTGACGGAGTTCACCTAACAAAGGGTGACCGTCGAGCAACGTGGTGGCGTTCAACTTTCCTTCAAGCTTCATGGAATTACGAACGTATGCAAAACGTTGGTTGGGCCTACACAATGGTGCCAACAATTAAGCGACTATACAAGACTAAGGAAGACCGTGCTGCCGCAATGAAGCGTCACTTGGAATTCTTTAACACACATCCATACGTTGCCTCACCAATTATCGGTGTGGAAATGGCGTTGGAAGAACAACGTGCTAACGGAAACACTGGAATTGACGATGAAACAATTCAAGGTGTTAAGGTTGGTATGATGGGACCTTTGGCCGGTGTCGGAGATCCAATCTGGTGGGGAACTGTACGTCCAGTTTTGGGAGCTTTCGCTGCTGGTATGGCGATTAGTGGACAAGTTCTTGGACCAATCATTTTCTTCCTTGTTTGGAACTTGGCTCGTATGGCATTCTTGTGGTACACACAAGAATTGGGATACCGTGAAGGAACAAACATCACAACTAACTTGGCCGGTGGAATGATGCAAAAGCTTACCATGGGTGCATCAATCCTAGGTATGTTTATCATGGGTGTTCTGGTTCCTCGTTGGACTACAATGAACTTCCCAATGGAAATTTCACGTGTTAAGGCACAAGAAGGTGCATATGTTGACGTTAACGGATTGGCTGAATTGGCTAACAACGGTAAGTTGACAGGTGATGAACTTTCAGGTGCTATCCACGCCATCCAAGGTGGACAAAACATTGGTATTGAAAAGGTTACAACATTGCAAGATACGTTGAACCAATTGATTCCAGGTTTGGCACCATTGTTGTTGATGTTCGTTGTCTTGTGGCTATTGCGCAAGCGCGTTTCACCTATCACAATTATCTTCGGATTGTTTGCCGTTGGTATCCTTGCATACGCAACTGGTATCATGGGTTAA
- a CDS encoding DUF956 family protein yields MAKVEGVQPQPFMARVNAAMSPVDIQPGMMLYGEKGLDYRSDKGGYIFIPWQNVEYISVEIALGFYYRGFIVKTDEGHTFEFVGGKVKKALPFIRQYLKPAQIRQRVTAFQRMKKKWQKRINK; encoded by the coding sequence ATGGCTAAAGTTGAAGGCGTCCAACCACAACCATTTATGGCACGTGTCAATGCGGCAATGTCACCAGTTGATATTCAACCAGGGATGATGCTGTATGGGGAAAAGGGATTAGATTATCGATCAGATAAAGGTGGATATATCTTTATTCCTTGGCAAAATGTGGAATACATTAGTGTCGAAATTGCTTTAGGTTTCTATTATCGTGGATTTATTGTTAAAACAGATGAAGGACACACTTTTGAATTTGTCGGCGGTAAGGTTAAAAAGGCCTTGCCATTTATCCGTCAATATTTGAAGCCAGCACAAATTCGTCAACGTGTAACAGCATTCCAACGTATGAAGAAAAAATGGCAAAAGCGAATTAATAAATAA
- a CDS encoding YfhO family protein: protein MLSNRQWWRKNVISYSLLFTAVSLVIFLPYVLSGTSLVWQSDGITQHLPALAQWQQDLKHLFATGNWPTQWNWHIGLGADYYQTFSYYTLGDIFSYGVGLVSAHHLLAYYEWMIIIRLFLAGAAILWAIKYFTQSNHHWINAAISLAYVYTGYTAFSAFEHPFFINPLIILPLLAVSFDYLLSTRKMVPFTLMVFWTLWNNYYFAFMLFLGLGFYWIIKNTLQHTWLDWRMHLRVLISGLLGLIMSLVLFLPNVIGVLSSSRSGATVANGLTIYPMYYYLALPGTFLGNSATPNFWFTGGFASIFILGLIFTSLHWREYKTLASIWLLAGIGLLFPVFAAMFNGGSSPSNRWTFLLALPLALAAVHLLNHLDELSTRDWYWFYGVGFLMALSLFVVSGFSWQTPFGMLITIYVMTLLLLKIAQHTPQKKLTSGLVVVILINIVVIMGHTHLSDFDPDKTPMLSRASVQKLLKQQADYPTEHVSNTASLQRSLISDPLHNAEGIAPGNNLALLSSAHSIESYWSYQNGATNRVMRDLGILTSNNNDVTSDLNSRTVVAHILGINQVFKNATDLDIPNYDYGPELNYQTLGTSTSAYPLAYVPTNVVSPDTYRKASPTQREAMFADSVVSDALPNTHNTNKFVDSLVTSPISHQKTSDSANSLHYKYTTKSDTDKLGIYVPANKKLQNTELHLELTNIRFVPQTFNEAYQTDLDAYTFAKKEHETDKNTPDLRYNPSAFWFNWHKENIGQYGSNMGGYSITAKYNDVKQKFVQTSQKNLSFFNPRTSATINLGMANSVDETQFIPLTFSQPGTYEFDIQLVGVPTDRRFTDKAKEAQEHAVPLKLDADHITGRFQSEGRQIISTTIPFSRGWSSENNELIEVNNGFLGMLTTDGENTIDLTYHTPGLKLGMYSSFIGFFLFIGLVIFEQRFISLLRKKKS, encoded by the coding sequence ATGTTATCGAATCGTCAATGGTGGCGTAAAAATGTCATATCGTATAGTCTGCTATTCACGGCTGTGTCATTGGTTATTTTTTTACCCTATGTTTTGTCAGGAACATCGTTAGTTTGGCAATCAGATGGAATCACCCAGCATTTACCTGCTCTTGCCCAGTGGCAACAAGATTTAAAGCATTTGTTTGCCACTGGTAACTGGCCCACCCAATGGAATTGGCATATCGGTTTAGGCGCTGATTATTATCAAACATTTTCTTACTATACTTTGGGCGATATTTTTTCATACGGGGTTGGCCTAGTCAGTGCGCATCACTTACTTGCCTACTATGAGTGGATGATTATTATCCGCTTGTTCTTAGCCGGGGCAGCCATATTATGGGCGATTAAATACTTTACTCAAAGTAATCATCACTGGATTAATGCAGCTATCTCATTAGCCTATGTTTACACTGGGTACACGGCGTTTTCTGCGTTTGAACATCCATTCTTTATTAACCCGCTAATTATTCTACCTTTATTAGCTGTTAGTTTTGATTATTTATTATCAACGCGCAAGATGGTGCCATTTACATTAATGGTCTTTTGGACACTATGGAATAATTACTATTTTGCATTCATGTTATTCCTAGGCTTAGGCTTTTATTGGATCATTAAAAATACGCTCCAACACACTTGGTTAGATTGGCGCATGCATTTACGTGTTCTTATATCCGGACTACTAGGTCTAATCATGTCGTTAGTCCTATTTTTACCAAACGTCATTGGTGTTTTATCATCATCTCGTTCTGGTGCTACTGTAGCCAACGGGCTAACTATTTATCCAATGTACTATTACTTGGCATTGCCAGGCACCTTCCTGGGTAATTCTGCCACACCGAATTTTTGGTTTACAGGTGGTTTTGCAAGTATCTTCATCTTAGGATTAATTTTCACGAGTTTACATTGGCGCGAGTATAAAACGTTAGCCTCAATCTGGTTATTAGCTGGTATTGGCTTACTCTTCCCTGTATTCGCTGCAATGTTTAATGGTGGCTCTTCGCCCTCTAACCGCTGGACATTCCTGCTGGCCCTGCCGTTAGCTTTAGCGGCTGTTCATTTATTAAATCATCTTGATGAACTCTCAACTCGTGATTGGTATTGGTTTTATGGCGTAGGTTTCCTTATGGCCTTATCTTTATTCGTTGTTTCAGGTTTCTCCTGGCAAACACCGTTTGGTATGTTAATTACGATTTATGTGATGACGTTACTGCTACTCAAGATTGCTCAACATACTCCTCAAAAGAAATTGACCTCTGGACTTGTCGTCGTAATATTAATAAATATCGTCGTTATTATGGGACATACCCATTTGTCTGATTTTGACCCTGATAAAACGCCAATGTTATCACGCGCAAGTGTCCAAAAATTATTGAAACAACAAGCTGACTATCCTACTGAACATGTTTCAAACACGGCAAGTCTACAACGTTCATTAATTTCTGATCCACTTCATAACGCCGAAGGGATTGCCCCTGGTAATAACTTAGCGTTACTAAGCTCGGCTCATAGCATTGAAAGTTATTGGTCATATCAAAATGGCGCAACTAATCGTGTTATGCGTGATTTAGGTATACTGACGAGCAATAATAATGATGTGACTAGTGATTTAAATAGTCGTACCGTCGTTGCTCATATCTTAGGGATCAATCAAGTGTTCAAAAATGCAACTGATCTTGATATCCCTAACTATGATTATGGACCTGAGTTAAATTACCAAACGCTTGGCACAAGTACTTCAGCGTATCCACTAGCTTATGTCCCTACTAATGTTGTCTCACCAGATACGTATCGTAAAGCATCACCCACGCAACGTGAAGCAATGTTTGCTGACAGTGTTGTCTCAGACGCATTACCTAATACCCACAATACTAATAAGTTCGTCGATAGTTTAGTCACAAGTCCCATTAGTCATCAAAAGACAAGTGACTCAGCTAACTCACTTCATTACAAATACACAACTAAATCTGATACAGACAAGCTTGGTATTTACGTTCCCGCTAATAAAAAACTACAAAACACAGAGTTACATTTGGAACTAACGAACATCCGTTTCGTTCCACAAACATTCAATGAAGCCTATCAAACTGATTTAGACGCATATACTTTTGCTAAAAAAGAACATGAAACTGATAAGAATACGCCTGATTTGCGTTATAACCCTTCTGCTTTCTGGTTTAATTGGCATAAAGAAAATATTGGTCAATATGGTTCAAATATGGGTGGTTACTCTATCACCGCTAAGTACAATGATGTAAAACAAAAGTTTGTTCAAACAAGTCAGAAAAATCTGTCTTTCTTTAACCCGCGAACTAGTGCCACAATCAATCTAGGTATGGCTAATAGCGTTGATGAAACACAATTTATTCCATTAACATTCAGTCAACCAGGTACTTATGAATTTGATATTCAATTAGTTGGTGTCCCTACTGATCGGCGTTTTACAGATAAAGCCAAAGAAGCGCAAGAACATGCCGTACCTCTTAAATTAGACGCTGACCATATTACAGGTCGCTTCCAATCTGAAGGCCGCCAAATTATTTCGACAACCATTCCCTTTAGTCGTGGTTGGTCATCTGAAAACAATGAGTTAATTGAAGTTAACAACGGATTCCTTGGTATGCTAACTACAGATGGTGAAAACACTATTGATCTGACGTATCATACCCCTGGTTTGAAACTTGGTATGTATAGTTCATTCATTGGATTCTTCTTATTTATCGGCTTAGTTATCTTCGAACAACGTTTCATATCGTTATTACGTAAAAAGAAGTCATAA
- a CDS encoding mannose/fructose/sorbose PTS transporter subunit IIA — translation MVNFIIASHGEFAAGIRQSGQMIFGEQENVQVVTFMPNEGPEDLMKHYEEALAQFAPDGQVLFLVDLWGGSPFNAASRIQAENPDRMAIIAGLNLPMLVEAFGARFTMENAAEIASYLVPVAKDGVKTIPETVVETAEETVSEAPAAAMAPTDVTKVEHSGEPTLEIGLARVDSRLLHGQVATAWTKSVQPDRIIVVSDGVSKDELRKTLLVNAAPVGVKVNVVPIQKLVDIWDDPRFKGTKALLLFETPQDVEKAVQGGVKLNTVNLGSMSHSEGKHMVTNAIAVDDNDVKTFEYLRDNGIKFDVRKVPADQSKDIFALLKDK, via the coding sequence ATGGTAAACTTTATCATCGCGAGTCACGGGGAATTTGCTGCCGGAATTCGACAATCAGGTCAAATGATTTTTGGGGAGCAAGAAAACGTGCAAGTGGTTACTTTCATGCCAAATGAAGGGCCTGAAGATCTAATGAAGCATTACGAAGAAGCTTTGGCGCAATTTGCACCAGACGGACAAGTTTTGTTCTTGGTTGATTTGTGGGGAGGATCACCTTTCAACGCAGCTTCACGTATTCAAGCTGAAAACCCAGATCGTATGGCGATCATTGCTGGATTGAACCTACCAATGCTTGTTGAAGCATTCGGTGCTCGATTCACAATGGAAAATGCTGCAGAAATCGCATCTTACTTGGTACCAGTTGCTAAGGATGGGGTTAAGACAATTCCAGAAACAGTTGTTGAAACTGCCGAAGAAACTGTCTCAGAAGCACCAGCTGCTGCAATGGCACCAACTGATGTAACAAAGGTAGAACACTCTGGTGAACCAACTCTTGAAATTGGTTTGGCACGTGTTGACTCACGTTTGTTGCACGGACAAGTTGCAACTGCATGGACTAAGTCAGTTCAACCTGACCGTATCATCGTCGTATCTGACGGGGTATCAAAGGATGAATTGCGTAAGACTTTGCTAGTTAACGCAGCACCTGTTGGGGTTAAGGTTAACGTTGTACCTATCCAAAAGCTTGTGGATATTTGGGATGATCCACGCTTTAAGGGAACTAAGGCATTGTTGTTGTTCGAAACACCACAAGACGTCGAAAAGGCGGTTCAAGGTGGCGTTAAGTTGAACACTGTGAACTTGGGATCAATGTCACATTCAGAAGGAAAGCACATGGTTACTAACGCAATTGCCGTTGATGACAATGACGTGAAGACTTTTGAATACCTACGCGACAACGGCATTAAGTTCGATGTTCGTAAGGTTCCCGCTGATCAAAGTAAGGACATCTTTGCTTTGTTGAAGGATAAGTAA
- a CDS encoding PTS mannose/fructose/sorbose transporter subunit IIC, producing MVSAFFVIIIAFLAGMDGILDQFQFQQPIVAGTLIGLANGHLVEGVILGGTLQMLALGWMNIGAAVAPDAALASVVSAYLVTGPAQVSIEQGMAIAIPLAVAGQVLTIGVRTLTVALAHVADKKAEKGDLRGLDMVNMTALMLQGLRIAIPTGIVIAVGAEPVNAALNAIPDVITKGLAVAGGFIVVVGYAMVINMMATPKLWPFFFLGFALSSLTELNLIAMGIIGLVLALVYLQLSPEFNGGNGGGDNNGGGSSNQGGDQLDQILNNY from the coding sequence ATGGTTTCAGCGTTTTTCGTTATTATTATCGCATTCCTAGCCGGAATGGATGGTATCTTGGACCAATTCCAATTCCAACAACCTATCGTTGCTGGAACTTTGATTGGATTGGCAAATGGACACTTGGTTGAAGGTGTTATCTTGGGGGGAACACTTCAAATGTTGGCCCTAGGTTGGATGAACATCGGAGCTGCTGTTGCGCCTGACGCAGCCTTGGCTTCTGTTGTTTCTGCTTACTTGGTAACAGGACCTGCACAAGTTTCAATCGAACAAGGTATGGCGATTGCCATTCCACTTGCCGTTGCCGGACAAGTTTTGACAATCGGTGTTCGTACATTGACTGTTGCGTTGGCACACGTTGCCGACAAGAAGGCAGAAAAGGGTGACCTACGTGGCTTGGACATGGTTAACATGACTGCCTTGATGCTACAAGGACTACGTATTGCGATCCCAACAGGAATCGTTATCGCTGTTGGTGCCGAACCAGTTAACGCCGCTTTGAACGCAATTCCTGATGTGATTACTAAGGGACTTGCCGTTGCCGGTGGATTTATCGTGGTTGTTGGTTACGCCATGGTTATTAACATGATGGCAACACCAAAGCTATGGCCATTCTTCTTCCTTGGATTTGCTTTGTCATCATTGACAGAATTGAACTTGATCGCAATGGGAATTATCGGTCTAGTACTTGCCCTTGTTTACCTACAACTTTCACCAGAATTTAACGGTGGAAACGGTGGTGGCGACAACAACGGTGGTGGTTCATCAAATCAAGGTGGCGACCAACTTGATCAAATTCTAAACAATTACTAA
- a CDS encoding phosphate/phosphite/phosphonate ABC transporter substrate-binding protein has translation MSKKSFWFVVIAAIVVVGGIMGFNALQGSGKDAKKDGPLKEVRIQFVPSSQGDKMEARTKPLEKLLSKELNMPVHVSISTDYNTVVEALGSKQIDLGFLPPHPYVYAHEKYGADVLLQAQRYEMNTKKGDGSQTDEFTNAYRGTVIVKKDSDIKKPEDLKGKSIAVQNTTSDSGFIFQAVELNKDNNVNILKDSKLVTVKGHDQGILSVLNGDTDAAFVFEEAPNIVKADKPNVYDEIRFIKYTQPIPNDNITIRSGISKEDTKKIQDAMIKVFNEDEVGKQVMKDVYRWVGVTKSSDKNYNIVREYQEYIDNMK, from the coding sequence ATGTCTAAAAAAAGTTTTTGGTTTGTTGTAATTGCGGCTATTGTTGTCGTGGGTGGAATTATGGGGTTCAATGCCTTGCAAGGTTCAGGTAAGGATGCCAAGAAGGACGGACCACTCAAGGAAGTCCGTATCCAATTCGTACCATCATCACAAGGTGACAAGATGGAAGCCCGTACAAAGCCGTTGGAAAAGTTGTTGTCAAAGGAATTGAACATGCCAGTGCACGTATCAATTTCAACAGACTACAACACTGTGGTTGAAGCATTGGGATCAAAGCAAATTGATCTTGGATTCTTGCCACCACACCCATACGTTTACGCACATGAAAAGTACGGGGCAGACGTTTTGCTACAAGCACAACGTTACGAGATGAACACGAAGAAGGGTGACGGTTCACAAACTGATGAATTTACGAATGCCTACCGTGGAACAGTAATCGTTAAGAAAGATTCAGACATCAAGAAGCCAGAAGATTTGAAGGGTAAGTCAATTGCTGTGCAAAATACAACTTCTGACTCAGGATTCATTTTCCAAGCGGTTGAATTGAACAAAGATAACAATGTAAACATTTTGAAGGACTCAAAGCTTGTAACTGTTAAGGGACACGATCAAGGTATTTTGTCCGTTTTGAATGGTGACACAGATGCCGCCTTTGTCTTTGAAGAAGCACCAAACATTGTTAAGGCAGATAAGCCAAATGTTTATGACGAAATTCGTTTCATTAAGTACACACAACCTATTCCAAACGACAACATTACAATTCGTTCAGGAATTTCAAAGGAAGACACAAAGAAGATTCAAGATGCAATGATCAAGGTCTTCAATGAAGATGAAGTTGGTAAGCAAGTAATGAAGGATGTTTATCGTTGGGTTGGGGTAACTAAGTCATCAGATAAGAACTACAACATTGTGCGCGAATACCAAGAATACATTGATAACATGAAGTAA